The proteins below come from a single Serpentinimonas raichei genomic window:
- a CDS encoding bifunctional riboflavin kinase/FAD synthetase, whose amino-acid sequence MKIIQGMANLLRQTRSHGGCALTIGNFDGVHRGHQAMLALLGNEARHRGLPTCALTFEPHPRDYFAKKYRQPDLAPARIATLRDKLHELRRCGVDQCVILPFDERLAALAAQDFIDQVLLGALGARYVLVGDDFRFGAQRRGDYALLDAAGSAQGFDVARMLSYEVHGVRVSSSEVRDALAAGHMDAAAALLGRPYAISGHVVHGRKLGRALGESASGAEDGFRTLNLRFDHWKPAASGIFVVQVHGLEPDPSAPPLPGVANLGVRPSLDPDDANGGRVLLETHCLEWPERVQRALQNATTPGEAYGKIIRVELLHKLHDELRYDGLAALTAGIAHDCAAARAWLAQRRPPA is encoded by the coding sequence ATGAAAATCATCCAAGGCATGGCCAACCTGCTGCGCCAGACCCGCTCCCACGGCGGCTGCGCGCTCACGATTGGCAATTTCGACGGCGTGCACCGCGGCCACCAGGCCATGCTGGCGCTGCTGGGCAACGAGGCGCGCCACCGTGGCCTGCCCACTTGCGCGCTCACGTTTGAGCCGCACCCGCGCGACTACTTTGCCAAAAAATACCGCCAGCCCGATCTGGCCCCGGCGCGCATCGCCACCTTGCGCGACAAGCTGCACGAGCTGCGCCGCTGCGGCGTCGATCAATGCGTGATCCTGCCCTTTGACGAGCGGCTGGCGGCCTTGGCGGCGCAGGACTTCATCGACCAGGTGTTGCTCGGCGCGCTCGGGGCGCGCTACGTGCTGGTGGGCGACGATTTCCGCTTCGGGGCCCAGCGCCGGGGCGACTACGCGCTGCTCGACGCCGCCGGCAGCGCGCAGGGCTTCGACGTGGCGCGCATGCTGAGCTACGAGGTGCATGGCGTGCGCGTCTCCAGCTCCGAGGTGCGCGACGCTCTGGCCGCTGGCCACATGGACGCCGCCGCCGCCCTGCTCGGGCGGCCCTACGCCATCAGCGGCCATGTGGTGCACGGGCGCAAGCTTGGGCGCGCGCTGGGGGAGTCGGCCAGCGGGGCCGAGGACGGGTTTCGCACCCTGAATTTGCGTTTTGACCACTGGAAACCGGCCGCCAGCGGCATTTTCGTGGTGCAGGTGCATGGGCTGGAGCCAGACCCCAGCGCGCCGCCGCTGCCCGGAGTCGCCAACCTCGGGGTGCGGCCCTCGCTCGACCCCGACGACGCCAACGGCGGCCGGGTGCTGCTCGAAACCCACTGCCTGGAGTGGCCCGAGCGGGTGCAGCGGGCCTTGCAAAACGCCACGACGCCGGGCGAGGCCTACGGTAAAATCATCCGCGTCGAGCTGCTGCACAAATTGCACGACGAACTCCGTTACGATGGCTTGGCCGCCCTCACCGCCGGCATCGCGCACGACTGCGCCGCCGCCCGGGCTTGGTTGGCCCAGCGCCGGCCACCGGCCTGA
- the katG gene encoding catalase/peroxidase HPI, giving the protein MTTESKCPFHGAPTAPAVAGVRSNRDWWPEQLNLRILHQHGCKSNPMGKDFDYKKAFAALDLDAVVQDLKALMTDSQDWWPADYGHYGPFFIRMAWHAAGTYRIHDGRGGAGHGAQRFAPENSWPDNGNLDKARRLLWPIKQKYGKNLSWADLLILTGNVALESMGFKTFGFAGGRPDIWEPQDDIWWGPETEWLGDKRYSGERDLAKPLGAVQMGLIYVNPQGPNGVPDALASARDIRETFARMAMNDEETVALVAGGHTFGKAHGAGPESHVGREPEGAPIEQQGFGWANSFGAGKGGDTITSGIEGAWSPNPTQWDHSYFEMLFGYDWNLTKSPAGAWQWEPVNVADKDLAPAAHDPAKRVKTMMTTADLALRFDPAYNKIARRFQQNPQEFADAFARAWFKLTHRDMGPRARYQGKLVPQEVLVWQDPVPAVDHALIDAADVAALKAKVLASGLSVSQLVATAWASASTFRGSDKRGGANGARIRLAPQKDWAANDPAQLASVLAKLEAIQQGFNASAGGGKKVSLADLIVLAGGAAVEAAAKAAGHEATVPFRPGRTDASAEQTDVASFAVLEPRADGLRNYAAPGCEAHAAELLIDRAQLLTLTAPELTVLVGGLRVLGANSAGSRHGVFTQRPGTLSTDFYTHLLDMGTTWARSAANPNVLEGRCRNSGAVKWTATVADLVFGSNSQLRALAEVYAESGNERKFVEDFVAAWVKVMELDRFDLR; this is encoded by the coding sequence ATGACGACCGAATCCAAATGCCCCTTTCACGGCGCGCCCACTGCCCCGGCAGTGGCGGGTGTGCGCTCCAACCGCGACTGGTGGCCCGAGCAGCTCAACCTGCGCATCCTGCACCAGCACGGCTGCAAGTCGAACCCGATGGGCAAGGACTTTGACTACAAAAAAGCCTTCGCCGCACTCGACCTCGACGCCGTGGTGCAAGACCTGAAGGCGCTGATGACCGACTCGCAGGACTGGTGGCCGGCCGACTACGGCCACTACGGCCCCTTCTTCATTCGCATGGCCTGGCACGCTGCGGGCACCTACCGCATCCACGACGGCCGCGGCGGTGCCGGCCACGGCGCGCAGCGCTTCGCCCCAGAAAACAGTTGGCCCGACAACGGCAACCTCGACAAGGCGCGCCGCCTGCTGTGGCCGATCAAGCAAAAATACGGCAAGAACCTGTCTTGGGCCGATTTGCTCATCCTCACCGGCAACGTGGCGCTGGAATCGATGGGCTTCAAGACCTTCGGCTTTGCCGGTGGCCGCCCCGACATCTGGGAGCCGCAAGACGACATCTGGTGGGGCCCCGAAACCGAGTGGCTGGGCGACAAACGCTACAGCGGTGAGCGCGACTTGGCCAAGCCCCTAGGCGCGGTGCAGATGGGCCTGATCTACGTCAACCCGCAAGGCCCCAACGGCGTGCCCGACGCGCTGGCTTCGGCGCGCGACATCCGCGAAACCTTCGCCCGCATGGCCATGAACGACGAGGAAACCGTGGCCCTGGTCGCCGGCGGACACACCTTTGGCAAGGCGCACGGGGCCGGGCCGGAATCGCACGTCGGGCGCGAACCCGAGGGCGCTCCGATCGAGCAGCAGGGTTTTGGCTGGGCCAACAGCTTCGGTGCTGGCAAGGGCGGTGACACCATCACCAGCGGCATCGAGGGTGCCTGGAGCCCGAACCCTACCCAGTGGGACCACAGCTACTTCGAGATGCTGTTTGGCTACGACTGGAACCTGACCAAGAGCCCGGCCGGCGCCTGGCAGTGGGAGCCGGTCAACGTGGCCGACAAAGACCTGGCCCCGGCCGCGCACGACCCGGCCAAGCGCGTCAAAACCATGATGACCACCGCCGACTTGGCGCTGCGCTTCGACCCGGCCTACAACAAGATCGCCCGCCGCTTCCAGCAAAACCCGCAGGAATTCGCCGATGCCTTCGCGCGCGCTTGGTTCAAGCTCACGCACCGCGACATGGGCCCGCGCGCCCGCTACCAAGGCAAGCTGGTGCCCCAAGAGGTGCTGGTCTGGCAAGACCCGGTGCCCGCAGTTGACCACGCTCTAATCGACGCCGCCGACGTGGCCGCGCTCAAGGCCAAGGTGCTGGCCTCGGGCCTGAGCGTGTCGCAACTGGTGGCTACCGCCTGGGCCTCGGCCTCGACCTTCCGCGGCTCCGACAAGCGCGGCGGGGCCAACGGCGCGCGCATCCGTCTGGCGCCGCAAAAAGACTGGGCCGCCAACGACCCGGCGCAGCTCGCTTCCGTGCTGGCCAAACTCGAAGCCATCCAGCAAGGCTTCAATGCCAGCGCTGGCGGCGGCAAAAAAGTCTCGCTGGCCGATTTGATCGTGCTCGCCGGTGGCGCCGCCGTCGAGGCCGCAGCCAAGGCCGCTGGGCATGAAGCGACGGTGCCGTTCCGCCCTGGGCGCACCGATGCCAGCGCCGAACAGACCGATGTGGCCTCCTTTGCCGTGCTGGAGCCACGCGCCGACGGCCTGCGCAACTACGCCGCCCCCGGCTGCGAAGCCCATGCAGCCGAGTTGCTGATCGACCGCGCCCAACTGCTCACCCTCACCGCGCCCGAGCTGACGGTGCTGGTCGGTGGCCTGCGCGTGCTGGGCGCCAACAGCGCGGGCAGCCGCCACGGCGTGTTCACGCAGCGCCCCGGCACGCTCTCGACCGACTTCTACACCCACCTGCTCGACATGGGCACGACGTGGGCGCGCTCGGCCGCCAACCCGAACGTGCTCGAAGGCCGCTGCCGCAACAGCGGGGCCGTGAAGTGGACCGCCACCGTGGCCGACTTGGTGTTTGGCTCCAACTCGCAACTGCGGGCGCTGGCCGAGGTCTATGCCGAAAGCGGCAACGAGCGCAAGTTCGTCGAGGACTTCGTCGCCGCCTGGGTCAAGGTGATGGAGCTGGACCGCTTCGATCTGCGCTGA
- the lspA gene encoding signal peptidase II, translated as MAKSSPTSLWLWLALAAAIVLADQFTKTLIIGAFDHGEALRVTSFFNLTRHHNPGAAFSLLADAGGWQRWFLSAVAVGASAFIIWLLHKHHSQRLFAFAIACIMGGAIGNLVDRLLHGYVIDMLDFHFRWLQPVFHGGHFPTFNLADTAISIGVIGIIIDEILRVRRSR; from the coding sequence ATGGCCAAATCCTCCCCCACCAGCCTCTGGCTCTGGCTCGCGCTGGCAGCCGCCATCGTGCTGGCCGACCAGTTCACCAAAACGCTGATCATCGGCGCCTTCGACCACGGCGAGGCGCTGCGCGTGACCTCGTTTTTCAACCTCACGCGGCACCACAACCCCGGCGCAGCCTTTTCTTTGCTGGCCGACGCCGGCGGCTGGCAGCGCTGGTTCTTGAGCGCGGTGGCGGTAGGGGCCAGCGCCTTCATCATCTGGCTGCTGCACAAGCATCACAGCCAGCGCCTGTTTGCCTTTGCCATCGCCTGCATCATGGGCGGGGCCATCGGCAACTTGGTGGACCGACTGCTGCACGGCTACGTGATCGACATGCTGGACTTTCACTTCCGCTGGTTGCAGCCGGTGTTTCACGGCGGCCACTTCCCCACCTTCAACCTCGCCGACACCGCCATCAGCATCGGCGTGATCGGCATCATCATCGACGAGATCTTGCGCGTGCGGCGTTCGCGCTGA
- a CDS encoding acyl-CoA dehydrogenase family protein — protein MDFDFSDDQLQLREAVRRWVHKAYPFERRRTAAAAGGFERATWAELAELGLCGLTVAEAHGGLGLGAVEAMVVQEELGRGLVLEPLAQAYIAAAVLQAHAPAALQQQWLPRLASGEALLVLAHVERGLRHRLGAVATQAVPNGAGWLLSGGKSLVPAGDCADAFLVPAQTPQGLALFLVPRDAAGVQTRAYPTQDGSRAAEVGFAQTPAQLLSPDGQAALEWAADVGIAAACAEGVGVMEQTLAYTLDYLNTRQQFGVPISSFQALRHRVADMKMQLELARSMSYYASLKLGAPADERRQALARAKVQLGQSMRFVGQQAVQLHGGIGVTDEYLISHCFKKLTQLELSLGDTLHHLGEVSARMRESAGVFA, from the coding sequence ATGGATTTCGACTTTTCCGACGACCAACTGCAACTGCGCGAAGCGGTGCGGCGCTGGGTACACAAAGCCTACCCCTTCGAGCGCCGCCGCACCGCCGCCGCCGCCGGGGGGTTCGAGCGCGCCACTTGGGCCGAACTGGCCGAACTCGGCTTGTGCGGCCTCACGGTGGCCGAAGCCCACGGCGGCCTCGGCCTGGGGGCGGTGGAGGCGATGGTGGTGCAAGAAGAACTCGGCCGCGGCCTGGTGCTGGAGCCGCTGGCGCAGGCCTACATTGCCGCCGCCGTGTTGCAAGCGCACGCCCCCGCGGCCCTGCAGCAGCAGTGGTTGCCGCGCCTGGCCAGTGGCGAGGCGCTGCTGGTGCTGGCGCACGTGGAACGCGGGCTGCGGCACCGGCTCGGGGCCGTGGCGACGCAGGCGGTGCCAAATGGCGCGGGCTGGTTGCTGAGTGGCGGCAAAAGCCTGGTGCCCGCTGGCGACTGCGCCGACGCGTTTCTGGTGCCAGCCCAGACCCCGCAAGGGCTGGCGCTGTTTCTGGTGCCCCGCGACGCCGCCGGGGTGCAGACCCGCGCCTACCCGACCCAAGACGGCAGCCGCGCCGCCGAAGTGGGCTTTGCGCAAACGCCCGCGCAACTGCTCAGCCCCGATGGCCAGGCGGCGCTGGAGTGGGCCGCCGATGTGGGCATCGCCGCCGCCTGCGCCGAAGGCGTGGGGGTGATGGAGCAGACGCTGGCCTACACGCTGGACTACCTCAACACGCGCCAGCAGTTTGGGGTGCCGATTTCCAGCTTCCAGGCGCTGCGGCACCGCGTGGCCGACATGAAAATGCAGCTCGAACTGGCGCGCAGCATGAGCTACTACGCCAGCCTCAAGCTCGGTGCGCCAGCCGATGAGCGCCGCCAGGCGCTGGCGCGCGCCAAGGTGCAGCTGGGGCAGTCGATGCGCTTCGTGGGCCAGCAGGCGGTGCAGTTGCACGGCGGCATCGGCGTCACCGACGAATACCTCATCAGCCACTGCTTCAAGAAACTCACGCAGCTCGAGCTCAGCCTGGGCGACACGCTGCACCATCTGGGCGAGGTGTCGGCGCGTATGCGCGAGAGCGCCGGGGTGTTTGCCTGA
- a CDS encoding HNH endonuclease: MKVLKLSAQGVPQSWISLEQAVLHYAADEVRWEAGLRVARFRGGFNAVSGRQSVIEINSIIGTAGVPGINPFELKPSLSNEKLFARDRCVCAYCADTFAESFLTREHIRPLAQKGGDHWMNVVTACRSCNHRKGNRTPEQARMPLLYTPYVPSLWEDFILRNRRILADQMEFLAARLPRHSRLHA, translated from the coding sequence TTGAAGGTGTTGAAATTGTCGGCACAGGGCGTGCCGCAGTCGTGGATCAGCCTGGAGCAGGCGGTGTTGCACTACGCCGCCGACGAAGTGCGCTGGGAGGCGGGCCTGCGCGTGGCGCGTTTTCGCGGCGGCTTCAATGCCGTCAGCGGCCGCCAGTCGGTGATCGAAATCAACTCCATCATCGGCACCGCGGGTGTGCCGGGCATCAACCCCTTCGAGCTCAAGCCGAGCCTGAGCAACGAAAAACTCTTTGCCCGCGACCGCTGCGTCTGCGCCTACTGCGCCGACACCTTTGCCGAGTCGTTCCTGACGCGCGAGCACATCCGCCCGCTGGCGCAAAAAGGCGGCGACCACTGGATGAACGTGGTCACGGCCTGCCGCAGTTGCAACCACCGCAAGGGCAACCGCACCCCGGAGCAGGCGCGCATGCCGCTGCTCTACACCCCCTACGTGCCCAGCCTGTGGGAGGATTTCATCTTGCGCAACCGCCGCATCCTGGCCGACCAGATGGAGTTTCTGGCCGCGCGCCTGCCGCGCCACTCCCGGCTGCACGCCTGA
- the ileS gene encoding isoleucine--tRNA ligase — MPDTPPQPQPTLRDYSATLNLPDTPFPMRGNLPQREPGWVQEWNEKGLYQRLRAARRGAPKFILHDGPPYANGQIHIGHAVNKVLKDMIVKARQLAGFDAQYIPGWDCHGLPIENAIEKLHGRGLSRDAMQAKSRAFASEQIAQQMADFQRLGVLGEWERPYRTMDFETEANEIRAFKRVLERGFVYRGQKPVYWCFDCGSSLAEFEIEYQDKRSQSLDVGFLCAQPQRLLQAFFRDHGLPHGSAAGLDAQPIYAVIWTTTAWTLPANQALNLNPELPYALVQTPRGLLLLAEALVESCLQRYQLSGQVLATCAGRELEGIEFEHPLATAHPGYQRHSPVYLADYATADDGTGIVHSAPAYGVEDFNSCVAHGLALDAILNPVQGNGQYAPELPLFGGQPIWQAGAAIIEALRAQGRLFASQTIEHSYPHCWRHKSPVIYRAAAQWFVRMDAGEGVFTQDPADQTLRQLALHAIEQTRFYPENGRARLRDMIANRPDWCISRQRSWGVPLPFLLHTDSGEPHPRTMEIIDLAADVVQQGGIEAWSQLGVADILARIGDASDPAHYSKSSDILEVWFDSGSTHTTVLKGSHAGAGHPHGPEADLYLEGHDQHRGWFHSSLLIASALYGRAPYKGLLTHGFTVDGAGRKMSKSVGNVIAPQQISSKLGAEIIRLWVAATDYSGDLAIDDKILARVVDAYRRMRNTLRFLLANISDFDPATDAVAEADLLEIDRYALARAAQLQAEVLAHYQDYEFHPVVAKLQVYCSEDLGAFYLDVLKDRLYTCAPKSLARRSAQTALHQITHALLRWLAPFLSFTAEEAWALIGHSESIYTETYLPLASPNQALLAKWGRLRELRTHVNKAIEDVRATGSLGSSLQANLVLTLDAEDLALLRSLGDELKFVFIVSAVELQPGPELALQVRPSGDTKCARCWHWRADVGHDPAHPDLCGRCTSNLYGSGEVRHVA; from the coding sequence ATGCCAGACACCCCGCCCCAGCCCCAGCCCACCTTGCGCGACTACAGCGCCACGCTGAACCTGCCCGACACCCCGTTCCCCATGCGCGGCAACCTGCCGCAGCGCGAACCCGGCTGGGTGCAGGAGTGGAACGAAAAAGGGCTGTACCAGCGCCTGCGCGCCGCACGCCGTGGGGCACCCAAGTTCATTTTGCACGACGGCCCGCCCTACGCCAACGGCCAGATCCACATCGGGCACGCGGTCAACAAGGTGCTCAAAGACATGATCGTCAAGGCGCGCCAACTGGCCGGTTTCGACGCCCAATACATCCCAGGCTGGGACTGCCACGGCCTGCCGATCGAGAACGCGATCGAAAAACTGCACGGCCGGGGCCTGAGCCGCGACGCCATGCAAGCCAAGAGCCGCGCCTTTGCCAGCGAGCAGATCGCGCAGCAAATGGCCGACTTCCAGCGCCTCGGGGTGCTGGGCGAGTGGGAGCGGCCCTACCGCACCATGGATTTCGAGACCGAGGCCAACGAAATCCGCGCCTTCAAGCGCGTGCTCGAGCGCGGCTTCGTCTATCGCGGCCAAAAGCCGGTTTACTGGTGCTTCGACTGCGGCTCCTCGCTGGCCGAATTCGAGATCGAATACCAGGACAAACGCAGCCAGAGCCTGGATGTGGGCTTTTTGTGCGCCCAGCCGCAGCGCCTGCTGCAGGCTTTTTTCCGCGACCACGGGCTGCCGCACGGCAGCGCCGCCGGGCTCGACGCGCAGCCGATCTACGCCGTGATCTGGACCACCACCGCCTGGACCCTGCCCGCCAACCAGGCCCTCAACCTCAACCCCGAGCTGCCCTACGCGCTGGTGCAGACGCCGCGCGGCCTGCTGCTGCTGGCCGAGGCGCTGGTTGAGAGCTGCTTGCAGCGCTACCAGTTGAGCGGCCAGGTGCTGGCCACCTGCGCCGGGCGCGAACTCGAAGGGATCGAATTCGAGCACCCGCTGGCCACGGCGCACCCCGGCTACCAGCGCCACAGCCCGGTCTATCTGGCCGACTACGCCACCGCCGACGACGGCACCGGCATCGTCCACTCCGCGCCCGCCTACGGCGTGGAAGACTTCAACTCCTGCGTCGCGCACGGGCTGGCGCTCGACGCCATTTTGAACCCGGTGCAGGGCAACGGCCAGTACGCGCCCGAGCTGCCCTTGTTTGGCGGCCAGCCCATTTGGCAGGCCGGTGCCGCCATCATCGAAGCCCTGCGCGCCCAAGGCCGCCTGTTTGCCAGCCAGACCATCGAGCACAGCTACCCGCACTGCTGGCGCCACAAAAGCCCGGTGATCTACCGCGCCGCCGCGCAGTGGTTCGTGCGCATGGACGCGGGCGAAGGGGTTTTCACGCAAGACCCCGCCGACCAAACGCTGCGCCAGTTGGCGCTGCACGCCATCGAACAAACCCGCTTCTACCCCGAAAACGGCCGCGCCCGGCTGCGCGACATGATCGCCAACCGGCCCGACTGGTGCATCAGCCGCCAGCGCTCCTGGGGCGTGCCGCTGCCCTTTTTGCTGCACACCGACAGCGGCGAGCCGCACCCGCGCACGATGGAAATCATCGACCTCGCCGCCGACGTGGTGCAGCAAGGCGGCATCGAGGCCTGGAGCCAGCTCGGCGTGGCCGACATCCTGGCGCGCATCGGCGACGCCTCCGACCCGGCGCACTACAGCAAGAGCAGCGACATCCTGGAAGTCTGGTTCGACTCCGGCAGCACCCACACCACCGTGCTCAAGGGCAGCCACGCCGGCGCCGGGCACCCGCACGGCCCCGAGGCCGACCTCTACCTCGAAGGCCACGACCAGCACCGCGGCTGGTTCCACTCCTCCTTGCTCATCGCCAGCGCCCTGTACGGCCGCGCGCCCTACAAGGGGCTGCTCACGCACGGCTTCACCGTCGATGGCGCGGGCCGCAAGATGAGCAAGAGCGTGGGCAACGTGATCGCCCCGCAGCAGATCAGCTCCAAGCTCGGGGCCGAGATCATCCGCCTGTGGGTGGCCGCCACCGACTACTCGGGCGACCTGGCGATCGACGACAAAATTTTGGCGCGCGTGGTCGACGCCTACCGGCGCATGCGCAACACGCTGCGTTTCTTGCTCGCCAACATCAGCGACTTCGACCCCGCCACCGACGCCGTGGCCGAGGCCGATCTGCTGGAAATCGACCGCTACGCCTTGGCGCGTGCGGCGCAGTTGCAGGCCGAGGTGCTGGCGCACTACCAAGATTACGAGTTCCACCCGGTGGTCGCCAAGCTGCAGGTCTATTGCTCCGAAGACCTGGGCGCGTTTTACCTCGACGTGCTCAAAGACCGGCTCTACACCTGCGCCCCCAAGAGCCTGGCGCGGCGCAGCGCCCAGACCGCGCTGCACCAGATCACGCACGCCCTGCTGCGCTGGCTGGCCCCGTTTTTGAGCTTCACCGCCGAAGAGGCGTGGGCGCTGATCGGCCACAGCGAATCGATCTACACCGAAACCTATTTGCCGCTGGCCAGCCCGAACCAGGCCCTGCTGGCCAAATGGGGCCGCCTGCGCGAGTTGCGCACCCACGTCAACAAGGCCATCGAAGACGTGCGCGCCACGGGCAGCCTGGGTTCATCCCTGCAAGCCAACCTAGTGCTGACGCTGGACGCCGAAGACCTGGCGCTGCTGCGCAGCCTGGGCGATGAACTCAAATTTGTTTTCATCGTCTCGGCCGTCGAACTGCAGCCGGGCCCCGAGCTGGCGCTGCAGGTGCGGCCTTCGGGCGACACCAAATGCGCGCGCTGCTGGCACTGGCGCGCCGACGTGGGGCACGACCCGGCGCACCCCGATCTGTGCGGCCGCTGCACCAGCAACCTGTATGGCAGCGGCGAAGTGCGCCACGTAGCCTGA
- the purN gene encoding phosphoribosylglycinamide formyltransferase, with protein MVETKNIVVLISGTGSNMQALVRASQQQHWQQRFGARIAGVLSNKAQAGGLAWAQAQGLPTALVEHSAYPNRAAFEAELTQAIARFDPHGRPDLVLLAGFMRILGPDFVQHHAGRLLNIHPSLLPAFPGLHTHQRALEMGCRFVGATVHHVTAEVDCGQILEQAVLPVLPGDTPESLAARVLTQEHLIYPRAVERWLAAQP; from the coding sequence ATGGTTGAAACAAAGAACATTGTCGTGCTGATTTCGGGCACCGGCTCAAATATGCAGGCCCTGGTGCGGGCATCCCAGCAGCAGCACTGGCAGCAGCGCTTTGGCGCACGCATCGCCGGGGTGTTGAGCAACAAGGCGCAGGCGGGCGGGCTGGCGTGGGCGCAGGCGCAGGGGCTGCCCACCGCGCTGGTCGAGCACAGCGCCTACCCGAATCGCGCCGCCTTCGAGGCCGAGCTGACGCAGGCCATCGCCCGCTTCGACCCCCACGGCCGCCCGGATCTGGTGCTGCTGGCGGGCTTCATGCGCATTCTGGGGCCGGATTTCGTGCAGCACCACGCCGGGCGCCTGCTCAACATCCACCCCTCGCTGCTGCCGGCTTTTCCGGGCCTGCACACGCACCAGCGCGCGCTCGAAATGGGTTGCCGCTTCGTCGGGGCCACGGTGCACCACGTCACGGCCGAAGTCGATTGCGGCCAGATTCTGGAGCAGGCCGTGCTGCCGGTGCTGCCCGGCGACACGCCCGAGTCGCTGGCGGCGCGCGTGCTCACGCAAGAGCACCTGATCTACCCGCGCGCGGTCGAGCGCTGGCTGGCGGCGCAGCCCTGA
- a CDS encoding YceH family protein: MSLPEPDPSNAPGTPAHPAFEPLSVAQARVLATLMEKARTVPDSYPLTLNSLLLGCNQKSAREPVLNLSEADVAEALDGLRQRTLVFESSGGRVPRFEHNFQRAVGVPEQSAVLLGLLMLRGPQTAGELRLNAERWYRFLDIASVEAFLEELQQRAAHKGGPLVTLLPRQPGAREPRWAHLLCGAPALEPVAELGGAGPGAELAAQFSAQFAALAERVQALEQQVQQLEQRLEQAGG; encoded by the coding sequence ATGAGTCTGCCCGAACCCGATCCCAGCAACGCCCCCGGCACCCCAGCCCATCCCGCCTTCGAGCCCCTGAGCGTGGCGCAAGCGCGTGTGCTCGCCACGCTGATGGAAAAGGCGCGCACCGTGCCCGATAGCTACCCGCTCACCCTCAACAGCTTGCTGCTGGGCTGCAACCAGAAGTCGGCGCGCGAGCCGGTGTTGAATTTGAGCGAGGCCGATGTCGCCGAGGCGCTCGACGGCCTGCGCCAGCGCACGCTGGTGTTCGAGAGCAGTGGCGGGCGCGTGCCGCGCTTCGAGCACAACTTTCAGCGCGCCGTGGGCGTGCCCGAGCAGTCCGCCGTGCTGCTGGGGCTGCTGATGCTGCGCGGGCCGCAGACCGCGGGCGAACTGCGCCTGAACGCCGAGCGCTGGTACCGCTTCTTGGACATCGCGTCGGTGGAGGCCTTTTTGGAGGAGCTGCAGCAGCGCGCGGCGCACAAGGGCGGGCCGCTGGTGACCTTGCTGCCGCGCCAGCCGGGTGCGCGCGAGCCGCGCTGGGCCCATCTGCTGTGCGGCGCCCCGGCGCTGGAGCCAGTCGCAGAGCTTGGCGGCGCGGGGCCGGGTGCGGAGCTGGCGGCCCAATTTTCCGCCCAGTTCGCCGCCTTGGCCGAGCGCGTGCAGGCGCTGGAGCAGCAGGTGCAGCAGCTGGAGCAGCGGCTGGAGCAGGCCGGAGGCTGA
- a CDS encoding acyl-CoA dehydrogenase family protein, whose amino-acid sequence MDLAFTPEEQAFRAEIRAWVRDHLPPELAHKVHHALRLSRDDLQGWAKVLGRKGWLGHGWPKAFGGPGWNAVQKHLFEEECALAGAPRVIPFGPVMVAPVIMAYGSPEQQQRFLPGIASGEVWWCQGYSEPGSGSDLASLKTRAEHRGDHYLVNGQKAWTTLGQHADWIFCLVRTSSEGKPQTGISFLLIDMKSPGVTVRPVRLLDGEYEVNEVFFDDVQVPLNNLIGQENKGWSYAKHLLSHERTNIAEVNRAKRELERLKRIAQAEGVWDDARFRDQIALLEVDVVALEMLVLRVLAAEKSGKNPLDIAGLLKIRGSEIQQRYAELMMLAAGPFALPFIFEAMEAGWQGDFPGGVPGNAPLAANYFNLRKTTIYGGSNEVQRNIVAQTLLG is encoded by the coding sequence ATGGACTTGGCATTCACGCCCGAAGAGCAGGCTTTTAGAGCCGAAATCCGCGCCTGGGTGCGCGATCACTTGCCGCCCGAGCTGGCGCACAAGGTGCACCACGCCCTGCGCCTGAGCCGCGACGATCTGCAAGGCTGGGCCAAGGTGCTGGGGCGCAAAGGCTGGCTGGGCCATGGCTGGCCCAAAGCCTTCGGTGGCCCGGGCTGGAACGCGGTGCAAAAGCATTTGTTCGAAGAAGAATGCGCCCTCGCCGGGGCCCCGCGCGTGATCCCCTTCGGGCCGGTGATGGTCGCACCCGTCATCATGGCCTACGGCAGCCCGGAGCAGCAGCAGCGCTTCTTGCCCGGCATCGCCAGCGGCGAAGTCTGGTGGTGCCAAGGCTACAGCGAGCCCGGTTCCGGCTCCGATCTGGCCAGCCTCAAGACCCGCGCCGAACACCGGGGCGACCACTACCTCGTCAACGGCCAAAAAGCCTGGACCACACTCGGCCAGCACGCCGACTGGATTTTTTGTCTGGTGCGCACCAGCAGCGAAGGCAAACCGCAGACCGGCATCAGCTTTTTGCTGATCGACATGAAGTCGCCCGGCGTCACGGTGCGCCCGGTGCGGCTGCTGGATGGCGAGTACGAAGTCAACGAAGTGTTTTTCGACGACGTGCAGGTGCCGCTAAACAACCTCATCGGCCAGGAAAACAAGGGCTGGAGCTACGCCAAGCACCTGCTCAGCCACGAGCGCACCAACATCGCCGAAGTCAACCGCGCCAAGCGCGAGCTCGAGCGCCTCAAGCGCATCGCCCAAGCCGAAGGGGTGTGGGACGATGCCCGCTTTCGGGACCAGATCGCGCTGCTGGAAGTGGATGTGGTGGCGCTCGAAATGCTGGTGCTGCGCGTGCTGGCGGCCGAAAAATCGGGCAAAAACCCGCTCGACATCGCCGGCTTGCTCAAAATCCGCGGCAGCGAAATCCAGCAGCGCTACGCCGAGCTGATGATGCTCGCCGCCGGCCCCTTTGCCTTGCCCTTCATCTTTGAGGCCATGGAGGCCGGCTGGCAGGGCGACTTCCCTGGCGGCGTGCCCGGCAACGCCCCGCTGGCAGCGAATTATTTCAACTTGCGCAAAACCACGATTTACGGCGGCAGCAACGAGGTGCAGCGCAACATCGTGGCCCAAACCCTGCTCGGCTAA